The Deltaproteobacteria bacterium genome window below encodes:
- a CDS encoding riboflavin synthase, with translation MFTGLIEDVGQVRRWRAEPEGGELTFETALPGREIALGDSIAVNGCCLTVVRKTGRRLAVDVSPETLKRTNLADLREGGRVNLERPLQLNDRLGGHMVTGHVDAVGQITRVEPSGDFTFFRFRAPAAVGRLLVPKGSIAVDGISLTVNECTSRSFSVAIIPFTLAHTNLQDRGVGDRVNLEADIIGKYVQQFVKAYRH, from the coding sequence ATGTTTACCGGACTCATTGAGGATGTGGGCCAGGTGCGCCGCTGGCGCGCCGAGCCCGAAGGCGGCGAGTTGACCTTCGAGACGGCGCTGCCGGGGCGGGAGATCGCGCTCGGGGACAGCATCGCGGTGAACGGTTGCTGCCTGACGGTGGTCAGGAAGACCGGCCGGCGGCTTGCGGTGGACGTTTCTCCCGAGACGCTCAAGCGCACCAACCTGGCGGACCTGCGCGAGGGCGGCCGCGTCAACCTGGAGCGGCCGCTTCAGCTCAACGACCGGCTCGGCGGACACATGGTCACCGGGCACGTGGATGCCGTGGGGCAGATCACCCGCGTGGAGCCGAGCGGCGACTTCACGTTCTTCCGCTTCCGCGCGCCCGCGGCGGTGGGCCGGCTGCTGGTGCCCAAGGGCTCCATCGCGGTGGACGGCATCAGCCTGACCGTGAACGAGTGCACTTCGCGCTCCTTTTCCGTGGCGATCATCCCCTTCACGCTGGCGCACACGAATTTGCAGGACCGGGGTGTTGGTGATAGAGTCAACCTCGAAGCCGACATCATCGGCAAGTACGTCCAGCAATTCGTGAAGGCCTATCGACACTAA
- the ribE gene encoding 6,7-dimethyl-8-ribityllumazine synthase — MRVIEGKLDATGMRFGIIASRFNGFITERLLDGAVDGLRRHGADVDGNVDVAWVPGAFEISFCAHKMAASGRYDALICVGAVIRGETPHFDYICGEASRGVGNAMNHYGIPIAFGLLTTNTVEQAVDRAGAKMGNKGFEAAVTAIEMASLGKQLA, encoded by the coding sequence ATGCGAGTGATCGAAGGAAAACTGGATGCAACGGGGATGCGGTTCGGCATCATCGCCAGCCGTTTCAACGGCTTCATCACCGAGCGACTGCTCGACGGCGCCGTGGACGGCCTGAGGCGGCACGGCGCCGACGTGGACGGGAACGTCGACGTCGCGTGGGTCCCCGGCGCTTTCGAGATCTCCTTTTGCGCGCACAAGATGGCGGCCAGCGGCCGGTACGACGCGCTGATCTGCGTCGGGGCGGTGATCCGCGGCGAGACCCCCCACTTCGACTATATATGCGGGGAAGCCTCGCGCGGCGTGGGCAACGCCATGAACCACTACGGCATCCCCATCGCCTTCGGCCTTCTCACCACCAACACGGTGGAGCAGGCGGTGGACCGGGCCGGTGCGAAGATGGGCAACAAGGGGTTCGAGGCCGCGGTGACGGCCATCGAAATGGCGAGCCTGGGCAAGCAACTCGCCTGA
- the nusB gene encoding transcription antitermination factor NusB: MAGIRRKARELALQVLYQMEITGEPAPTGPESFWGHFPSRPAARDFAQRLIAGTTARRDEIDGFIENAVEHWKLERLSKVDLIILRLATYELLFCPDIPMNVSIDEAIEVGNRYGSDDSPAFINGVLDQVAHANGLKETGKIKESERPEP; encoded by the coding sequence ATGGCAGGTATTCGCCGCAAGGCTAGGGAGCTGGCGTTGCAGGTGCTCTACCAGATGGAGATCACCGGCGAACCGGCACCCACCGGTCCGGAGAGCTTTTGGGGCCACTTCCCGTCGCGCCCCGCGGCCCGGGATTTCGCCCAGCGCCTCATCGCCGGCACCACGGCGCGCCGCGACGAGATCGACGGCTTCATCGAGAACGCCGTCGAGCACTGGAAGCTTGAGCGGCTGTCGAAGGTGGACCTGATCATCCTTCGCCTCGCCACCTACGAGTTGCTCTTCTGTCCGGACATCCCCATGAACGTGAGCATCGACGAAGCCATCGAGGTCGGTAACCGCTACGGGTCGGACGATTCCCCCGCCTTCATCAACGGGGTGCTCGACCAGGTAGCCCACGCCAACGGTCTCAAGGAGACCGGAAAGATCAAGGAGAGCGAGCGGCCGGAACCATGA
- the ribA gene encoding GTP cyclohydrolase II, whose amino-acid sequence MSLTPIEDISEELRQGRPVLLVDEPSDGGVGFVCMPAEKVTPESINFMLLHVRGVLYLAMHPSYMLRLGFRAEEPANLVPGHAPVGAPVGANSALGLEVSAAGRAHTIRACVRPDAGSRDFVMPGNVLPVQASDGGVLARAGVAEASMDLATLCGLQPAAAFCQVLGEDGAVAVGPVLREFARAHDLRMVSIVDLIAHRLRNEATIRKVWEEDFPSIHGRSFKAILYRTNLDPFEHMALVKGDVSGRDNVLVRVHSECLTGDVFSSERCDCGDQLRAALRLIDQEECGAIVYMHQEGRGIGLTNKIKAYALQDQGRDTAEANLELGFDVDLRDYGVAAEILRNLGIQRLRLLTNNPRKIVSLEGYGLSVSERVPLEIQSNDGNARYLRTKRDKLGHILTHLEGK is encoded by the coding sequence ATGTCACTGACTCCCATTGAAGATATCTCGGAAGAACTCCGTCAGGGTCGCCCGGTCCTGCTCGTCGACGAGCCCAGCGACGGCGGCGTGGGCTTCGTGTGCATGCCCGCGGAAAAGGTGACGCCCGAGTCCATCAACTTCATGTTGCTCCATGTCCGGGGCGTCCTCTATCTGGCCATGCACCCGTCGTACATGCTGCGGTTGGGGTTCCGGGCCGAGGAGCCCGCCAACCTGGTGCCGGGCCATGCGCCGGTGGGCGCTCCCGTGGGCGCCAACTCGGCTCTGGGTCTGGAGGTGTCCGCCGCCGGGAGGGCCCATACCATCCGCGCGTGCGTTCGCCCCGACGCAGGGTCTCGTGATTTCGTGATGCCGGGCAACGTGTTGCCGGTGCAAGCCAGCGACGGGGGCGTGCTGGCCCGGGCGGGCGTCGCCGAGGCCTCGATGGATCTGGCAACGCTGTGCGGCCTGCAGCCGGCGGCGGCGTTCTGTCAGGTGCTGGGCGAGGACGGCGCCGTCGCCGTCGGGCCTGTGCTCCGTGAGTTCGCGCGCGCGCATGACCTGCGGATGGTGTCCATCGTGGATCTCATCGCGCATCGCCTGCGCAACGAAGCGACCATACGCAAGGTGTGGGAAGAAGACTTCCCGAGCATCCACGGCAGGTCCTTCAAGGCGATTCTCTACCGCACGAACCTCGATCCGTTCGAGCACATGGCCCTGGTCAAGGGCGACGTGAGCGGGCGCGACAACGTCCTCGTCCGAGTGCATTCCGAGTGCCTGACCGGCGACGTGTTCTCGTCGGAGCGGTGCGACTGCGGCGACCAGTTGCGGGCCGCCCTCCGCCTCATCGACCAGGAGGAGTGCGGCGCCATCGTGTACATGCACCAGGAGGGACGCGGCATCGGCCTGACCAACAAGATCAAGGCGTACGCGCTGCAGGACCAGGGGCGCGACACCGCCGAGGCGAACCTGGAACTGGGGTTCGACGTGGACCTGCGCGACTACGGCGTGGCGGCGGAGATCCTGCGCAATCTCGGCATCCAGCGCCTGCGCCTGTTGACCAACAACCCGCGCAAGATCGTCAGCCTCGAGGGCTATGGCCTGTCGGTGAGCGAACGCGTGCCGCTGGAGATCCAGTCCAACGACGGCAACGCCCGCTACCTGCGAACCAAGCGCGACAAGCTCGGACACATCCTCACCCACCTGGAGGGGAAATGA